A single window of Gammaproteobacteria bacterium DNA harbors:
- a CDS encoding mannose-1-phosphate guanylyltransferase/mannose-6-phosphate isomerase — MMIQPVILSGGSGTRLWPLSREYYPKQLLAPVSDRTLLQSTVCRLDGFDGGSGPRIAAPLVICNEEHRFLVAEQMRQLGKPPGQILLEPVGRNTAPAATLAALHAGARDEDVVLLIMPADHLIQDEASFRQAALEGAQLAAQGYVVTFGIVPTRAETGYGYIRKGDMIASIGPQSSVLSPFQIDKFVEKPDAVTAQSYIDSGNYLWNSGIFMVHAGVWLEAIGRFRPDIRAAAEQSYRGGKQDGDFYRVDKPSFTSCPSDSIDYAVMEKLTVSPVMPDASPAKAAVIPLDAGWSDVGAWSSLWEVSPQDADGNILRGDVLAEDTRNSMLYSEHRLLAGVGLENIIAIETADAVLVVHRDRAQDVKEIVGRLKKQGRSEHQIHRRVHRPWGSYEGIDKGERFQVKRITVKPGASLSLQMHHHRAEHWVVVSGTARVVCGDKEFLLSENQSTYIPIGVTHRLENPGTLPLELIEVQSGSYLGEDDIVRFEDHYGRK; from the coding sequence ATGATGATACAACCGGTTATCCTCTCGGGCGGCTCGGGTACGCGCCTGTGGCCGCTCTCGCGGGAATATTATCCCAAGCAACTGCTGGCTCCCGTCAGCGACCGGACCCTACTGCAATCCACCGTGTGCCGCCTGGACGGATTCGACGGTGGTTCCGGTCCACGCATCGCTGCGCCACTGGTCATCTGTAACGAGGAACACCGGTTCCTGGTGGCGGAACAGATGCGACAACTGGGCAAGCCACCCGGGCAAATCCTGCTCGAGCCGGTCGGGCGCAACACCGCGCCGGCGGCGACGCTGGCGGCGCTGCACGCCGGCGCGCGCGACGAGGATGTCGTGCTGCTGATCATGCCGGCGGACCATCTGATCCAGGATGAAGCAAGCTTCCGTCAGGCCGCCCTCGAAGGCGCGCAACTTGCCGCACAAGGCTATGTCGTCACGTTCGGTATCGTGCCCACGCGCGCCGAGACGGGCTACGGCTACATCCGCAAGGGCGACATGATCGCCTCTATCGGTCCCCAGTCCTCAGTCCTCAGTCCTTTCCAGATAGACAAGTTCGTCGAGAAACCCGACGCCGTTACTGCACAGTCCTACATCGATTCCGGAAACTATCTCTGGAACAGCGGGATCTTCATGGTACACGCTGGCGTGTGGCTGGAGGCCATCGGGCGATTCCGCCCTGACATTCGGGCGGCGGCAGAGCAGTCCTATCGGGGCGGCAAACAGGATGGTGATTTCTACCGGGTGGACAAGCCTTCGTTTACCTCCTGCCCAAGCGATTCCATCGACTACGCCGTGATGGAAAAACTCACCGTCTCACCCGTCATGCCTGACGCCTCGCCAGCGAAAGCGGCGGTAATCCCGCTCGACGCCGGCTGGTCGGATGTCGGCGCCTGGTCCAGCCTGTGGGAAGTATCCCCTCAGGACGCGGATGGGAATATCCTGCGCGGCGATGTCCTCGCGGAAGACACGCGCAATTCGATGTTGTATTCCGAACACCGGCTGCTCGCGGGCGTCGGTCTGGAGAACATCATCGCGATCGAGACGGCCGACGCGGTGCTGGTCGTTCATCGGGACCGGGCCCAGGACGTCAAGGAGATCGTCGGGCGTCTGAAGAAGCAGGGTCGTAGCGAGCACCAGATCCATCGCCGCGTGCACCGACCCTGGGGCAGCTATGAGGGCATCGACAAGGGAGAGCGCTTCCAGGTCAAACGCATCACCGTAAAGCCCGGCGCGTCGTTGTCATTGCAGATGCACCACCACCGTGCCGAGCACTGGGTCGTCGTCAGCGGCACCGCCCGTGTTGTCTGCGGCGACAAGGAATTCCTGCTCAGTGAAAACCAGTCCACCTACATTCCTATCGGCGTCACCCATCGTCTGGAGAACCCCGGCACGCTCCCGCTCGAACTGATCGAAGTCCAGTCGGGCTCGTATCTGGGGGAGGACGATATCGTCAGGTTCGAGGATCATTACGGGAGGAAGTAA
- the gmd gene encoding GDP-mannose 4,6-dehydratase translates to MSKTALITGITGQDGAYLAEFLLKKGYTVHGIKRRTSLFNTDRIDHLYQDPHVDNRRFILHYGDMTDSSSLIRIVQQVQPDEIYNLAAQSHVAVSFEEPEYTADSDALGALRLLEAIRILGLEKKTRFYQASTSELYGLVQEVPQKETTPFYPRSPYAVAKLYAYWITVNYREAYGIYACNGILFNHESPVRGETFVTRKITRAMARIKLGLLECLYLGNLDARRDWGHARDYVEAQWLMLQQKAAEDFVIATGIQYSVRDFVDAAAAELGLRIIWKGTGIDEKGYDEAGRCVVAVDPRYFRPTEVETLLGDPTKAKTRLGWNPRTSFKDLVAEMVREDLKASERDELCRREGFRTFDHHE, encoded by the coding sequence ATGTCCAAAACAGCACTGATCACCGGCATCACCGGCCAGGACGGGGCCTATCTGGCCGAGTTTCTGCTGAAGAAGGGTTATACCGTTCACGGGATCAAGCGGCGCACCTCGCTGTTCAACACCGATCGCATCGATCATCTATATCAGGATCCGCACGTCGACAACCGCCGCTTCATCCTGCATTACGGCGATATGACGGACTCGAGCAGTCTGATTCGGATCGTACAGCAGGTGCAGCCGGACGAGATCTACAACCTCGCCGCGCAGAGCCATGTCGCGGTATCGTTTGAGGAGCCGGAATACACCGCCGACTCCGACGCCCTGGGCGCGCTGCGTTTGCTCGAGGCCATCCGTATTCTCGGGTTGGAAAAGAAGACCCGGTTCTATCAGGCCTCGACCTCCGAACTGTACGGCCTGGTGCAGGAGGTCCCCCAGAAGGAGACGACGCCGTTCTACCCGCGCTCGCCCTATGCAGTGGCAAAGCTCTACGCCTACTGGATTACAGTCAATTACCGTGAAGCCTACGGCATCTACGCCTGCAACGGCATCCTGTTCAATCATGAAAGCCCCGTCCGCGGCGAAACCTTCGTCACCCGCAAGATCACTCGCGCGATGGCCCGCATCAAGCTTGGACTGCTCGAGTGCCTGTACCTCGGCAATCTCGATGCCCGCCGCGACTGGGGCCATGCGCGTGACTACGTCGAGGCACAGTGGCTGATGCTGCAGCAGAAAGCCGCGGAAGATTTCGTCATCGCCACCGGCATCCAGTACAGCGTGCGCGATTTCGTCGACGCCGCCGCCGCTGAGCTCGGCCTGCGCATTATCTGGAAAGGGACGGGTATCGATGAGAAGGGCTATGACGAGGCTGGCCGCTGCGTCGTCGCTGTCGATCCACGCTACTTCCGTCCGACCGAAGTGGAAACCCTGCTGGGCGATCCCACCAAGGCCAAGACCCGACTCGGCTGGAATCCTCGCACCAGTTTCAAGGACCTCGTCGCTGAAATGGTGCGGGAGGATCTTAAGGCCTCCGAGCGCGACGAGCTTTGCCGGCGCGAGGGATTCAGGACATTTGATCACCACGAATGA
- a CDS encoding GDP-L-fucose synthase: MVAPIVSQQYSVPQTASIYVAGHRGLVGSALVRRLQAAGYRNLILRTHRELDLADQEAVRNFFQQHKPHYVLLAAAKVGGILANDTYPAEFIHENLAIQTHVIHEAWRSGVKRLLFLGSSCIYPRDCPQPIREEYLLTGPLEKTNRAYALAKIAGVEMCRAYNQQYGTRYLAVMPTNLYGPGDNFDLQNSHVLPALIRKVHEAKLTGASTVTVWGTGAPRREFLHSDDMADACLFLLSLDDGNFSSLLMPHASPPLINIGCGQDITIRDLAETVQRVVGFEGTLVFDSGKPDGTPRKLLDVSRLSTLGWASRIGLADGIAQVYRWYLEQTATQAR, encoded by the coding sequence ATGGTCGCACCAATTGTTTCTCAGCAGTATTCGGTTCCACAAACTGCGTCCATATATGTCGCTGGACATAGAGGCCTGGTTGGCTCTGCGTTAGTGCGGCGGCTTCAGGCCGCCGGATACAGGAACCTGATCCTGCGTACGCACCGGGAATTGGATCTGGCAGATCAGGAGGCGGTTCGGAATTTTTTTCAGCAGCACAAGCCGCATTATGTACTGCTTGCGGCGGCGAAGGTCGGTGGCATTCTTGCCAATGACACCTATCCGGCGGAGTTCATCCACGAGAACCTGGCCATACAGACCCACGTCATTCACGAGGCTTGGCGTTCCGGTGTGAAGCGGTTGCTGTTTCTCGGATCCTCCTGCATCTATCCCCGCGACTGCCCGCAGCCGATCAGGGAGGAGTATCTTCTCACCGGGCCGCTGGAAAAGACCAACCGCGCCTATGCCCTAGCCAAGATCGCCGGCGTCGAGATGTGCCGCGCCTACAACCAGCAATACGGCACCCGCTATCTTGCCGTGATGCCGACCAACCTGTACGGTCCGGGAGACAATTTCGATCTGCAAAACTCCCATGTCCTCCCGGCGCTAATCCGCAAGGTGCACGAAGCCAAGCTCACCGGAGCTTCCACGGTCACGGTATGGGGCACCGGAGCCCCGCGCCGCGAGTTCCTGCATAGCGATGACATGGCCGACGCCTGCCTCTTCCTGTTGAGCCTTGACGATGGGAACTTCTCATCACTCCTCATGCCTCACGCCTCACCACCGTTGATCAACATCGGTTGCGGCCAGGACATAACCATACGTGATCTGGCGGAAACCGTTCAGCGCGTTGTGGGCTTCGAAGGCACTCTGGTATTCGATTCTGGCAAGCCGGATGGCACCCCACGAAAGCTGCTGGATGTTTCACGGCTGAGCACGCTGGGCTGGGCGTCACGCATCGGTTTGGCCGATGGCATCGCCCAGGTCTACCGCTGGTATCTCGAGCAAACCGCCACGCAGGCGCGATGA
- a CDS encoding HAD family hydrolase has translation MKGKGKALILDRDGVVNLDKDYVYRIEDFEFIDGIFDLCRDAAAQGYLILVITNQSGIGRGYYTEADFQALTGWMKARFQEEGVTITQVYFCPYHPVHGIGKYKQDSNDRKPNPGMILKAAQDYDLDLSNCILVGDRESDMKAAQTAGVGHKVLYRPDEDPDVQTRADYVVSDLTTVLELVME, from the coding sequence ATGAAAGGGAAAGGAAAAGCGCTGATCCTCGACCGTGATGGCGTGGTCAATCTGGACAAGGACTATGTCTACCGAATCGAGGATTTCGAGTTCATCGACGGAATATTCGACCTCTGTCGGGACGCGGCCGCTCAAGGCTATCTGATCCTCGTCATCACCAACCAGTCCGGGATCGGGCGCGGCTACTACACTGAGGCAGATTTCCAGGCCCTCACTGGCTGGATGAAAGCCAGGTTCCAGGAGGAGGGGGTGACCATCACCCAGGTCTATTTCTGCCCCTACCATCCCGTTCACGGGATCGGGAAATACAAACAGGATTCCAATGACCGCAAACCCAACCCCGGTATGATCCTCAAGGCGGCACAGGACTACGATCTGGACCTCTCAAACTGTATACTCGTCGGGGATCGGGAGTCCGACATGAAGGCCGCCCAGACCGCCGGGGTAGGCCATAAGGTCCTGTATCGACCGGATGAAGACCCAGATGTCCAGACGCGTGCGGATTATGTCGTCAGCGACCTGACCACCGTGCTCGAACTGGTGATGGAGTAA
- a CDS encoding D-sedoheptulose 7-phosphate isomerase, whose protein sequence is MTDPILKAIEDHQKVLAAVRDQLVPEIHRVAQCLVECIEGGRTIFWCGNGGSAADAQHIAAELVGRFERDRKAMASIALTTDTSILTSVGNDYGFDSIFQRQVEALLRPGDVLVGLSTSGNSPNIVRAIEQANGQGATTIGLLGRDGGQLKKLCRLSIVVPAQNTARIQEMHGLIGHVLCDLIERGCGK, encoded by the coding sequence ATGACCGACCCCATACTGAAAGCGATCGAAGATCACCAAAAGGTGCTTGCCGCCGTCCGGGACCAGCTCGTCCCGGAAATCCATCGGGTCGCGCAATGCCTGGTCGAATGCATCGAGGGCGGTCGCACGATCTTCTGGTGCGGCAATGGGGGAAGTGCCGCGGATGCCCAGCATATCGCCGCGGAACTGGTTGGCCGCTTCGAGCGTGACAGAAAGGCCATGGCCTCCATCGCGCTGACCACCGATACCTCGATCCTGACCAGCGTGGGCAACGATTACGGCTTCGACAGCATCTTTCAGCGCCAGGTCGAGGCACTGCTGCGCCCCGGAGATGTGCTGGTGGGACTCTCTACCTCGGGCAACAGCCCGAATATAGTGCGCGCCATCGAACAGGCAAACGGGCAGGGGGCCACCACCATCGGCCTGCTCGGCAGGGACGGCGGCCAATTAAAGAAACTGTGCCGCCTGTCGATTGTTGTACCGGCACAGAACACCGCGCGGATTCAGGAAATGCATGGGCTGATTGGACATGTACTGTGCGATCTGATCGAACGGGGGTGCGGGAAATAG
- the cysC gene encoding adenylyl-sulfate kinase has protein sequence MSDKKSTNVVWHQATIDRQMREAMNGHKSVILWFTGLSGSGKSTLAHAVEDKLHKMKCRTFVLDGDNIRHGLCNDLGFSDEDRVENIRRIGEVSKLFVEAGVIAMTAFISPFRADRERVRGLVMHGDFIEIYCKASLEVCEQRDVKGLYKKARAGEIKAFTGITSPYEAPENPEIIVETGKDPLEKCADQVLDLLRARGILKN, from the coding sequence ATGAGTGACAAGAAAAGCACCAACGTCGTCTGGCATCAGGCCACCATCGACCGTCAGATGCGGGAGGCGATGAATGGGCACAAGAGCGTCATCCTGTGGTTCACGGGGTTGTCCGGCTCCGGGAAATCGACCCTGGCGCATGCCGTGGAAGACAAGCTCCACAAGATGAAATGCCGCACCTTCGTGCTCGATGGCGACAACATCCGCCATGGCCTGTGCAATGACCTGGGATTCTCCGACGAGGATCGCGTGGAGAACATCCGCCGCATCGGCGAGGTGTCGAAGCTCTTCGTCGAGGCCGGCGTCATCGCGATGACCGCCTTCATCTCACCGTTCCGGGCCGACCGCGAACGCGTTCGTGGCCTGGTCATGCATGGCGATTTCATCGAGATCTACTGCAAAGCTTCCCTCGAGGTATGCGAGCAACGCGATGTAAAGGGTCTGTACAAAAAGGCGCGTGCGGGCGAGATCAAGGCCTTCACCGGCATCACTTCACCTTACGAGGCGCCCGAAAACCCCGAGATCATAGTCGAAACAGGCAAGGATCCGCTCGAAAAATGCGCCGACCAGGTCCTCGACCTGCTGCGCGCGCGCGGCATCCTGAAAAACTAG
- a CDS encoding SLC13 family permease: MTLEAWFTIAVIGLCLGLLIHGRTAPDIVMMAGLTLLLAAGILTPAEALSGLSNEGMVTVGIMFVIVTGLRDTGAIAWIVQHLLGIPRSTLHAQLRLMTPVAAMSAFLNNTPVVAMMIPAVQDWARRHQISVSKLMIPLSYATIAGGTCTLIGTSTNLVVNGMLIKETGQGLKMFELAWVGIPLVIVVFLGIILLSRWLLPDRRPAISQFEESRGYTVEMMVDPAGPLVGKTVEQAGLRHLPGLYLIEIDRGEQVLPAVSRLERLQADDRLIFAGAVESVIDLQKIKGLNPATNQIFKLGMPRPERCLIEAVISSGCPLVGKSIREGRFRTLYNAAVIAVSRSGEQLKGKIGDIVLRPGDTLLLEGHPSFVEQQRNSRDFYLVSRLEGSNPLSHDKAPIALVIMLCMVLAAALGWLSMLQAALLAAGAMLITRCTRGSNARAAVDWQILIVIAASLGIGKALETTGAAQAIADTFLSSTGAGPLMALFIVYIMTVVFTEIVTNNTAAALMFPIAMALSKSLDVSYMPFMITITVAASMSFATPIGYQTNLMVLGPGGYRFTDYMKLGIPLTIMVGILVMLIVPKVWTF, encoded by the coding sequence ATGACTCTGGAAGCCTGGTTCACCATAGCCGTCATCGGTCTATGCCTGGGACTGCTGATCCACGGACGCACGGCCCCCGATATCGTCATGATGGCGGGGCTCACCCTGTTGCTGGCAGCCGGGATCCTGACCCCGGCCGAAGCCCTCTCTGGCCTGTCCAACGAGGGCATGGTCACAGTCGGGATCATGTTCGTCATCGTGACCGGACTGCGCGATACCGGGGCGATCGCCTGGATCGTGCAACACCTGCTCGGCATCCCGCGATCGACGCTCCATGCCCAGCTCCGCCTGATGACGCCGGTCGCCGCCATGAGCGCGTTTCTCAACAATACCCCGGTAGTGGCGATGATGATTCCGGCGGTACAGGACTGGGCGCGACGGCATCAAATCTCCGTGTCGAAGCTGATGATCCCGCTCAGCTACGCCACCATCGCCGGCGGTACCTGCACGCTGATCGGCACCAGCACGAATCTGGTGGTCAACGGCATGCTGATCAAGGAGACCGGGCAGGGCCTGAAGATGTTCGAGCTGGCCTGGGTCGGCATCCCGCTGGTCATTGTGGTATTTCTGGGCATCATCCTGCTGAGCCGCTGGCTGCTGCCCGACCGGCGCCCGGCCATCAGCCAGTTCGAGGAATCGCGCGGCTACACCGTGGAGATGATGGTCGATCCCGCTGGCCCCCTGGTCGGCAAAACGGTCGAGCAGGCCGGCCTGCGCCACCTGCCGGGACTGTACCTGATCGAGATCGACCGAGGCGAGCAGGTGCTGCCCGCCGTCTCACGCCTCGAACGCCTGCAGGCCGACGACCGCCTGATCTTCGCCGGGGCGGTGGAATCGGTCATCGATCTGCAGAAGATCAAGGGTCTCAACCCGGCCACCAATCAGATCTTCAAGCTGGGCATGCCACGCCCGGAACGCTGCCTGATCGAGGCGGTGATCTCCAGTGGCTGCCCCCTGGTCGGCAAAAGCATCCGTGAGGGCCGCTTCCGCACCCTCTATAACGCGGCGGTGATCGCCGTGTCGCGCAGCGGTGAACAGCTCAAGGGAAAGATCGGCGACATCGTGCTGCGCCCCGGTGACACCCTGCTGCTGGAGGGGCATCCGTCCTTCGTCGAACAACAGCGCAATTCCCGCGATTTCTACCTGGTCAGCCGCCTGGAAGGTTCCAATCCGCTTAGTCACGACAAGGCACCGATCGCCCTCGTCATCATGCTCTGCATGGTGCTCGCCGCCGCCCTCGGCTGGCTGAGCATGCTGCAGGCCGCATTGCTGGCCGCCGGCGCCATGCTGATCACCCGCTGCACGCGCGGCAGCAACGCGCGCGCCGCGGTAGACTGGCAGATCCTGATCGTCATCGCCGCCTCGCTCGGCATCGGCAAGGCACTGGAAACCACGGGCGCCGCCCAGGCGATCGCGGATACCTTTCTATCATCCACCGGAGCAGGGCCGCTGATGGCGCTGTTCATCGTATATATCATGACGGTAGTATTCACTGAGATCGTCACCAACAATACCGCTGCGGCACTGATGTTTCCCATCGCCATGGCCTTGAGCAAATCGCTCGATGTGAGTTACATGCCCTTCATGATAACCATCACTGTCGCCGCCTCGATGAGCTTCGCCACACCGATCGGCTATCAGACCAACCTGATGGTACTGGGACCGGGGGGCTATCGCTTCACTGATTATATGAAGCTGGGTATCCCATTGACCATCATGGTGGGGATCCTGGTGATGCTTATCGTTCCAAAGGTATGGACGTTCTGA
- a CDS encoding MarR family EPS-associated transcriptional regulator, producing the protein MTNTDEVRYRILKALDTNPYLTQRGLARQLGISLGKANYCLNALITRGWVKARNFQKSNNKRAYSYVLTPKGLEAKAIVAARFLKHKMDEYEAIRKIIEELKREAMQDSPS; encoded by the coding sequence ATGACGAATACCGATGAAGTCCGCTATCGTATCCTCAAAGCTCTAGATACCAACCCATATCTTACTCAGCGTGGCCTTGCTCGGCAGTTGGGAATAAGCCTTGGAAAGGCTAATTATTGCCTTAATGCATTGATCACTCGCGGCTGGGTTAAAGCCAGGAATTTTCAAAAAAGCAATAACAAGCGCGCATATTCGTACGTACTTACCCCGAAGGGGCTGGAAGCCAAGGCGATAGTCGCGGCGCGGTTTCTAAAGCATAAAATGGATGAATATGAGGCTATACGGAAAATCATCGAAGAGCTCAAACGTGAAGCCATGCAAGACAGCCCATCTTAA
- a CDS encoding polysaccharide biosynthesis C-terminal domain-containing protein: MRLGNTAILNSLAAIAEFISRNIMLLILTPFLVHGLGNSVYGIWKILERLITYLYVADGRPTQGLQWMIASRQGSGHSDENRIAVRHAIAVWMGFIPIVLFLGGMLAWFVPAWIDATSDHYMQIRIATIVLVMGFLCIGLGSIAISVLVGVNLGYKRVWATLTVVILTGLLMALSLRYEYGLIGIASANAAGSLAGALLFMWIVRINVAWFPGIVPLFRGAARFLRLNIWFACWTLINKVILNSDIVILGMILTLSAVTEYSITSFAAQTLVTIIALIVGASVPGMGNMVSNGDDRRVIETRRELLDYVWFACAIGGSLIIAWNNAFITLWVGHEIYAGRLVDALILVFSIQIAMIRSDAFIIDLTLDIKRKVFIGAISAVLSVTLAFALVPEYGLVGLCIAMIIGRLPMTFLFTKIVHKRFRIDNSIYDVARRFIGALIWIILLYVISNQMDASTWISFLSACLLTVTFGIPSCFFLMFGASDRARMLARIRSFKTLPEYNHSNWR; the protein is encoded by the coding sequence ATGCGCTTAGGTAATACGGCCATATTAAATAGCCTAGCAGCAATAGCTGAGTTCATTTCTCGCAACATCATGCTGCTTATATTGACACCGTTTCTTGTTCATGGCCTGGGTAACTCAGTATATGGAATATGGAAAATCCTCGAGAGACTGATCACTTATCTTTACGTGGCGGACGGCCGACCAACTCAGGGACTTCAATGGATGATTGCCAGCCGTCAAGGCAGTGGTCATTCAGATGAGAATAGGATTGCTGTAAGGCATGCAATTGCAGTCTGGATGGGATTTATTCCTATCGTTCTATTTCTTGGCGGAATGCTAGCCTGGTTTGTGCCCGCATGGATTGATGCAACATCAGATCACTACATGCAGATCAGGATTGCCACCATTGTTCTGGTGATGGGGTTTCTATGTATTGGACTAGGCTCTATTGCCATCTCGGTACTCGTTGGAGTCAATCTTGGTTACAAGCGTGTATGGGCGACATTAACGGTGGTTATCCTCACCGGTCTGCTCATGGCCTTAAGCTTGAGGTATGAATATGGGCTAATTGGTATAGCGTCAGCAAATGCTGCTGGAAGCCTGGCTGGTGCACTATTGTTTATGTGGATCGTACGCATCAATGTAGCCTGGTTTCCGGGAATTGTGCCATTATTTAGAGGTGCTGCCAGATTTTTGCGCTTGAATATATGGTTTGCATGCTGGACGCTCATCAATAAGGTGATTCTCAATAGTGATATTGTGATTTTGGGTATGATTCTGACACTCAGCGCAGTAACTGAATATTCAATTACCTCTTTTGCGGCTCAAACACTAGTTACCATTATCGCCCTCATCGTCGGCGCTTCGGTGCCCGGCATGGGTAATATGGTCAGCAATGGTGATGATAGACGTGTCATCGAGACGCGCCGTGAATTGCTGGATTATGTATGGTTTGCGTGCGCAATTGGCGGCTCTCTTATCATCGCATGGAACAATGCATTTATTACTTTATGGGTAGGCCACGAGATATATGCAGGGAGACTTGTAGATGCGCTTATCCTAGTTTTCTCAATCCAAATTGCGATGATAAGAAGCGATGCGTTCATCATAGATCTAACCTTGGATATTAAGAGAAAAGTTTTTATAGGAGCAATATCAGCGGTTTTATCTGTCACTTTGGCGTTTGCTCTTGTCCCTGAGTATGGTCTCGTCGGTTTATGTATTGCCATGATTATTGGCCGCCTACCAATGACATTTCTATTTACAAAGATTGTTCACAAGAGATTTAGAATCGATAATTCAATATATGACGTAGCCCGGAGATTTATTGGCGCTCTAATATGGATTATCTTGTTATACGTCATATCAAATCAGATGGATGCCTCAACCTGGATCTCATTTTTGTCTGCATGCCTTCTTACAGTCACCTTTGGGATACCTTCTTGCTTCTTTCTAATGTTTGGCGCTTCAGATCGGGCTCGTATGCTTGCAAGGATACGATCCTTCAAAACATTGCCTGAATATAACCACAGCAACTGGAGATAG
- a CDS encoding FkbM family methyltransferase: MILKRTRSALVDTARFIYLNTPSRALRRAYFRMFCALMRGRKTTISINNLRYELDLGETIDIALYLDRFEPEVVSAIKRYTMPGMTVLDIGANIGAHTILFGDLVGRSGAVYAFEPTDFGYNKLIKNIHLNPNMNISAFKLALASTNQFSKEITFRSSWRTDGKRNDVSSKTDFRRLDNWISEQEISRVDLVKIDVDGNEYSVLTGGETTISNYRPVFLMEAVSRHFESDDQNPFLLLRNHGYMFSEIKMINEYKDVDSIRRLLPEYDPEMTTSINLIARYCK; this comes from the coding sequence ATGATCCTGAAGCGGACTAGATCAGCATTAGTTGATACAGCAAGATTTATCTATCTTAATACGCCATCAAGAGCGCTACGTCGCGCTTATTTCAGGATGTTCTGCGCGCTGATGCGGGGAAGAAAAACTACAATATCTATCAATAATCTTCGATATGAGCTAGACCTTGGCGAAACAATAGATATTGCGCTCTATCTCGATCGATTTGAGCCGGAAGTAGTATCCGCCATCAAGAGATATACGATGCCGGGCATGACGGTTCTAGATATTGGAGCTAATATTGGCGCGCATACTATTCTATTTGGCGATCTGGTTGGCCGCAGCGGTGCCGTGTACGCATTCGAGCCAACTGATTTCGGGTACAACAAACTAATAAAGAATATACACCTGAATCCAAATATGAATATATCGGCATTCAAGCTTGCATTAGCCTCAACCAATCAATTCTCTAAAGAAATTACATTCCGATCAAGCTGGAGAACTGATGGAAAGCGAAACGATGTTTCATCAAAGACTGACTTTAGACGTCTAGATAATTGGATATCAGAGCAGGAGATCTCGCGCGTAGATCTTGTAAAAATCGACGTTGATGGCAATGAATATTCAGTATTGACTGGCGGAGAAACGACAATTTCAAATTATCGACCCGTGTTTCTAATGGAGGCTGTCTCTCGACATTTCGAAAGTGATGATCAAAATCCATTTTTGCTACTCAGAAATCACGGATACATGTTTTCTGAAATTAAAATGATCAATGAGTATAAAGATGTCGATTCAATCCGACGCCTTCTCCCTGAGTATGATCCGGAAATGACAACATCTATTAATCTAATAGCTCGATATTGCAAGTGA
- a CDS encoding methyltransferase domain-containing protein, whose product MNSTIPEPHVMPIDREKWKEKLSLCNFINAYYHYRDLVSVGGIKSVLLIGPGQGLEAGILRSRGFSVTTFDIDNTFRPDITGSVHDMTMFSNSQFDSVIASHVLEHLAEPYLDQSLSEISRIGRSALIYLPVAGRHMQFRWIAGFKNIDLTFTIDLFNYFRRHDGKSAKYCSGQHYWEIGVKGFRKKEITQRIRNHFEILHKYRNKDWPPSYNFVLKSKSFK is encoded by the coding sequence ATGAATAGCACGATCCCAGAGCCGCATGTAATGCCGATAGATAGGGAGAAATGGAAGGAAAAGCTCTCTCTCTGCAACTTTATTAACGCCTATTATCACTACCGAGATCTTGTATCAGTTGGCGGAATTAAATCCGTACTTCTTATTGGGCCAGGACAAGGTCTCGAAGCTGGTATATTGCGTAGCCGTGGATTTTCAGTAACAACATTTGACATTGATAATACCTTTAGGCCAGACATAACAGGAAGCGTTCATGACATGACGATGTTCAGTAACAGTCAGTTTGACTCAGTGATCGCATCGCATGTCCTGGAGCATCTTGCAGAGCCGTATCTTGATCAGTCTCTGTCAGAGATTTCCAGAATTGGACGAAGCGCACTGATATATCTTCCAGTTGCAGGGAGGCATATGCAATTTCGATGGATTGCAGGATTCAAAAATATCGACCTAACGTTCACAATCGATCTATTTAACTATTTCAGAAGACATGATGGAAAATCTGCTAAGTACTGCAGCGGCCAACATTACTGGGAGATTGGGGTAAAGGGTTTCAGAAAAAAAGAAATCACACAAAGGATTCGCAATCATTTCGAAATTCTTCATAAATATCGAAACAAGGATTGGCCTCCTAGTTACAACTTTGTATTGAAATCGAAGAGCTTCAAATGA